A stretch of Mastomys coucha isolate ucsf_1 unplaced genomic scaffold, UCSF_Mcou_1 pScaffold1, whole genome shotgun sequence DNA encodes these proteins:
- the LOC116096973 gene encoding serine/arginine repetitive matrix protein 1-like, whose protein sequence is MYGGGGKAKNSAANALPTSTRESAWASPPRPREGRQLPERLEPPSAPSSFFLGLRSESCFLRRTAARTHHLPPGCSRGLAGGAAGMRRAAGGFGAGLRGAAATRPREPAPCRRPLAGRAVPPGAAPGLPLAPRGRRRPSAREEGALPPPPRRRPEAAAARLPTTPFLLGPPPPRARPPARPRRPRPRPRLPEAAPGAAARRRRLADRTDPKWRRAPSPRAPPRPGWKRRAAAQPSPGPGAWGSPRPEAVRLRQPGEPGPGRLGCGTGWKVRHSASPPPRVPAVSTPPPAGLLPPRLRRCLSVPHGNPRNILDHARHSSVKVTSTPREFSSSSINTVTKPTTPSVSTLQEKKATTTTTKKEDKKVKREHAGGWKDCKSQNRSKSPMKPSLLEMAAQARLKQRSPSPYDQQWGHAPQGTLYQWMISTHLVKVWI, encoded by the exons ATGtatggagggggagggaaagccAAAAATTCTGCTGCAAATGCTCTCCCAACCTCCACTCGGGAGAGCGCCTGGGCGAGTCCTCCGCGGCCAAGGGAGGGCAGGCAGCTCCCGGAGCGGCTCGAGCCTCCGTCCGCTCCGAGCTCTTTCTTCCTAGGGCTTCGCAGCGAGTCCTGTTTCCTCCGGCGGACTGCGGCGAGGACGCATCATCTTCCTCCCGGCTGCTCCCGGGGCCTGGCGGGCGGCGCAGCCGGGATGAGGCGGGCTGCGGGCGGCTTTGGAGCCGGGCTCCGGGGGGCGGCGGCTACTCGGCCGCGCGAGCCCGCTCCATGCCGGAGGCCGCTGGCGGGCCGCGCCGTGCCGCCGGGCGCAGCGCCCGGGCTCCCGCTCGCGCCCCGCGGCCGCCGCCGCCCCTCG GCGCGGGAGGAGGGggcgctgccgccgccgccgagGAGGAGACCTGAGGCTGCCGCAGCCCGGCTCCCAACCACTCCCTTCCTCCTCGGCCCGCCTCCCCcgcgcgcccgcccgcccgcgcgCCCGCGCCGCCCGCGCCCGCGCCCTAGGCTCCCCGAGGCCGCTCCCGGCGCCGCGGCGCGCAGGCGGAGGCTCGCCGACCGGACGGATCCAAAATGGCGGCGCGCCCCGTCCCCCCGCGCCCCCCCTCGACCCGGCTGGAAGCGGCGCGCTGCGGCCCAGCCAAGCCCGGGCCCCGGGGCTTGGGGATCGCCTCGGCCCGAGGCCGTGCGGCTGCGGCAGCCCGGGGAACCGGGTCCCGGGCGACTCGGGTGTGGAACGGGCTGGAAAGTGCGGCACAGTGCCTCGCCGCCGCCCAGGGTCCCCGCGGTGTCCACCCCCCCCCCGGCTGGCCTTCTTCCTCCACGTCTGCGGAGATGCCTGTCGGTCCCGCACGGGAACCCTCG aaatATTCTAGATCATGCCCGTCATTCTTCAGTCAAGGTTACCAGCACCCCCCGGGAATTCAGCTCCTCCTCAATCAACACTGTCACCAAACCTACAACTCCCTCTGTCAGCACACTTCAG gaaaaaaaagcaacaacaacaacaacaaaaaaggaagataaGAAGGTAAAAAG ggaacatgcaggaggatggaaagattgtaagagccaaaacAGAAGTAAGTCTCCCATGAAACCGTCTCTTCTAGAAATGGCTGCACAAGCAAGACTGAAACAAAG GTCTCCCTCACCTTATGACCAACAATGGGGGCACGCACCGCAGGGCACTTTGTATCAATGGATGATCTCAACTCACTTGGTTAAAGTGTGGATATAG